A part of Botrytis cinerea B05.10 chromosome 2, complete sequence genomic DNA contains:
- the BcppoA80 gene encoding BcppoA80, with protein MNTGHHTAAGYQIAMSSRGEGDLNMEGVNAGNGADEKNFVKGKNKLGSKYRNYFTGKFQGKSKKGEKLDQKDPRKENTRSNSEPTPRLVPILKSTPGSTSEPTSVPTPQSQLQSQSHSQPKSQPRTITTVTIMPPKSSPTQPRWISDISKTTPTIVSDIESATHSVHSIFHDLKTITPEDANTLLQLFSSQIKGVQNDNTLLLEKTVKLLASQPEDSQIGKSLTASFVNTLWDALPHPPVRSLDKKFMYRDADGGNNNILMPDLGRAGTAYAKSVKPERMRKKNLPDPGELFDGLMRRGGLDGEEDFKGSQTGISSQLFYLATIIIHDLFLTDHEDMTKSKTSSYLDLAPLYGCNQEEQNAVRTFEDGKLKPDCFSSKRILGFPPGVGVFLIMFNRFHNHVVGMLAQINDNGRFTKPKAEAAKSAFDKYDNDLFQTGRLITCGLYVNIVLKDYVRTILNLNRTTSKWDLDPRVSETKTLLNKPAAEGVGNQVTAEFNLIYRWHSAISQRDEKWTNAEYARLFPNKNPTDVTLPELLRGLHSMEADLPVDPSQRSFADLNRLSNGSYDDESLVSIFESSVEDLSGAFGATNVPPIMRSIEILSILQSRSWNMCTLNEFRSFVGLSRHTSFADINPDPVIAKRLKEFYGSPDDVEFYPGVVVEKIKPPVVPGSGLCTGYSISYSILSDAVGLVRGDRFYTTDYTPESLTNWGYNEVQFDTDIDDGAVLYKLVLRAFPNHFQGNSIYAHFPFVTPEANLKIQKDLGRENLYSWDKPKKKADTPTVESWEECKKILNDKANWKVTWGPPIAVLTSQSPSDSKTTGPPKIPPFCLAGDESINTTSRSLIISSFHDLPTGHGNKNDKEHPDWQSAVAQFYTVNTADLFDKHKVLIPTVNAYSNANGNGSTTKNGAAAPKKTYRVDVVADICNRVFTRFAAGVFDFPLKLGMGNTVDVNVTTDIEDGFTEEELYTALSTGFICIFNNFDVTKSFVVNQEARAVAKKLGDILMENTKGGGIGDVVEGLKDRLHSIVHDDETERQTEEKVLKEKERLALKGYGKAMLQRYVDKGKKAGWGVERVVWEQILPTSAAMTANQSQLLSQVLGYYLSDAGSSHLPQLYTIAHETTKESDDLLLHYFLEAARLRGTVALFRLYSPSQSTSQATTTTNPAPGTVVLLNLPLAHQDPTAFPNPETVVLDRSLDSYLMFGHGPHECLGRDIALAGMVRVFRLIVGLKNLRLDAGSSGYSRKSVAGEAKGMKTVETEYGIAYLDDELSTLGPFPKGLRICWDE; from the exons ATGAATACCGGGCACCATACGGCGGCAGGGTATCAAATTGCTATGTCATCTAGAGGCGAGGGGGATTTAAATATGGAGGGTGTCAACGCGGGGAATGGAGCGGACGAGAAAAATTTTGTGAAGGGGAAGAACAAGTTGGGTTCAAAATACAGAAATTATTTTACAGGGAAATTTCAAGGGAAATCTAAGAAAGGTGAGAAGTTGGATCAGAAAGATCcacgaaaagaaaatactCGATCGAATTCAGAACCGACACCGAGACTAGTaccaatattgaaatcgacGCCTGGCTCAACGTCAGAACCAACATCAGTACCAACACCTCAATCACAGCTTCAATCACAGTCACATTCTCAACCAAAATCTCAACCAAGAACCATAACCACAGTCACAATCATGCCTCCTAAATCATCTCCAACCCAACCACGTTGGATCTCCGATATTTCCAAAACAACACCGACGATAGTCTCCGATATCGAATCCGCAACTCATAGTGTCCATTCCATCTTTCATGACCTCAAAACCATCACCCCAGAAGATGCAAACACACTTCTCCAACTCTTTTCCTCTCAGATCAAGGGTGTCCAAAATGACAACACGCTCCTTCTTGAGAAGACGGTGAAACTCCTGGCGTCTCAACCGGAAGACTCACAGATTGGAAAAAGTCTAACAGCAAGTTTTGTTAATACGCTATGGGATGCCTTGCCGCACCCACCTGTGAGGAGTTTAGATAAGAAGTTTATGTATAGAGATGCGGATGGAGGAAATAACAACATTCTGATGCCGGATTTAGGAAGAGCGGGGACAGCATATGCAAAGAGTGTTAAACctgagagaatgagaaagaagaacctGCCGGATCCCGGGGAGCTTTTCGATGGCTTGATGAGGAGGGGCGGattggatggagaagaggactTCAAGGGAAGCCAGACTGGGATCAGTAGTCAGCTGTTCTATCTGGCTACGATTATTATCCATGATCTTTTCCTTACG GATCATGAAGATATGACGAAATCGAAGACTAGTAGTTACTTGGATCTCGCACCTCTCTACGGCTGTAATCAAGAAGAGCAAAATGCGGTCCGAACATTCGAGGATGGTAAACTCAAACCAGATTGTTTTTCTTCGAAGAGAATCTTAGGATTTCCCCCCGGTGTGGGAGTCTTCTTGATCATGTTCAACCGATTTCACAATCATGTGGTTGGAATGCTTGCTCA AATCAACGATAATGGCCGTTTCACAAAACCCAAAGCAGAGGCGGCAAAATCTGCATTCGATAAATACGACAACGACCTCTTTCAAACAGGTAGACTCATTACTTGTGGCTTATATGTCAATATCGTTTTGAAAGACTATGTTCGTACGATTTTGAATCTCAATCGTACAACTTCAAAATGGGATTTGGATCCAAGAGTCTCTGAGACTAAGACCCTCTTGAACAAGCCTGCTGCGGAGGGTGTAGGAAATCAAGTCACTGCTGAGTTTAATTTGA TCTACCGCTGGCACTCGGCTATCTCCcaaagagatgagaaatgGACCAACGCAGAATACGCTAGACTATTTCCTAATAAGAACCCGACTGATGTCACGCTTCCCGAACTTCTCAGGGGCCTCCACTCAATGGAAGCAGACCTTCCTGTCGATCCATCTCAACGCTCTTTCGCAGATCTCAATCGTTTGTCTAATGGGTCATACGATGATGAATCGCTCGTATCAATTTTCGAATCCTCAGTAGAAGATCTCTCTGGTGCCTTTGGGGCCACAAACGTCCCACCTATCATGCGCTCTATCGAAATCCTCTCTATTCTCCAAAGTCGCTCTTGGAATATGTGCACCCTTAATGAATTCCGTTCATTCGTCGGATTATCACGTCATACATCGTTTGCGGATATAAATCCCGACCCTGTTATTGCGAAACGACTCAAAGAATTCTATGGGAGTCCTGACGATGTGGAATTTTATCCGGGAGTTGTGGTTGAAAAAATTAAACCACCGGTGGTACCAGGTAGTGGTTTATGCACTGGATATAGTATCAGTTATAGTATTTTGAGTGATGCAGTAGGGCTGGTTAGGGGAGATAGATTTTATACTACAGATTACACGCCGGAGAGTCTTACTAATTGGGG ATACAATGAAGTACAATTCGACACAGACATCGACGATGGTGCTGTACTTTACAAATTAGTCCTTCGAGCTTTCCCAAACCACTTCCAGGGGAACTCTATATATGCACATTTCCCATTCGTTACACCTGAGGCTAATCTTAAAATCCAAAAGGATTTGGGGAGAGAAAATTTGTATAGCTGGGATAAACCTAAGAAGAAGGCAGATACGCCAACAGTGGAGAGTTGGGAAGAGTGCAAGAAAATCTTGAATGATAAGGCTAATTGGAAg GTAACATGGGGTCCACCAATTGCCGTCCTAACTTCACAATCGCCCTCCGACTCAAAGACTACAGGGCCGCCAAAAATACCTCCGTTCTGTCTCGCAGGAGATGAATCCATAAATACAACCTCGCGCTCTCTTATAATATCATCTTTCCACGATCTTCCAACCGGTCACGGTAATAAGAATGATAAAGAACATCCTGATTGGCAATCTGCAGTTGCGCAATTCTACACAGTTAACACGGCcgatttatttgataaacATAAAGTTCTCATTCCAACTGTTAATGCGTACAGCAATGCTAATGGCAACGGAAGTACAACAAAAAATGGAGCTGCAGCACCCAAAAAGACGTATAGAGTGGACGTCGTAGCTGACATATGCAATCGTGTCTTCACTCGTTTCGCAGCCGGCGTGTTTGATTTCCCCCTGAAACTCGGAATGGGCAATACTGTCGACGTCAACGTAACTACGGATATTGAAGACGGGTTTACCGAAGAGGAACTGTACACGGCGCTTTCCACTGGTTTCATATGTATTTTTAACAATTTTGATGTTACAAAATCTTTTGTGGTGAATCAGGAAGCAAGAGCTGTGGCTAAGAAGTTAGGTGAtattttgatggagaataCGAAAGGAGGCGGGATTGGAGATGTGGTGGAGGGGCTGAAAGATAGACTGCACAGTATAGTTCATGATGACGAGACGGAGAGACAGACTGAGGAGAAAGTTctaaaggaaaaggaaagattggCGCTGAAGGGGTATGGGAAGGCAATGCTCCAGAGATATGTGGACAAGGGAAAGAAAGCTGGATGGGGAGTTGAGAGGGTAGTATGGGAACAAAT TCTTCCCACCTCGGCAGCTATGACGGCCAATCAGTCACAGCTTCTCTCCCAAGTCCTGGGCTATTACCTCAGTGATGCCGGATCATCACACCTACCACAGCTCTACACTATTGCCCATGAAACTACCAAGGAGTCTGATGATTTACTCTTGCACTA CTTCCTCGAAGCAGCCCGACTTCGCGGCACCGTCGCACTTTTCCGTCTCTACTCACCCTCGCAATCCACTTCTCaagccaccaccaccaccaaccccGCCCCAGGAACCGTCGTACTCCTCAACCTTCCCCTTGCCCACCAAGACCCCACCGCCTTCCCCAATCCCGAAACCGTGGTCCTCGACCGAAGTCTCGACTCTTATCTCATGTTCGGGCACGGCCCACACGAATGTCTCGGCCGCGATATCGCTTTAGCGGGGATGGTGCGCGTGTTTAGACTTATCGTCGGGctgaagaatttgagacTCGATGCGGGGTCGAGTGGGTATAGTAGGAAGAGCGTGGCGGGTGAGGCGAAGGGAATGAAAACTGTGGAGACGGAATATGGGATTGCGTATTTGGATGACGAGTTGTCGACTTTGGGACCGTTTCCAAAGGGGTTGAGGATTTGCTGGGATGAGTAG
- the Bcrtt109 gene encoding Bcrtt109, whose translation MATRGSFGSKESIVSSVLIQRLASVLPKDVTFKIYHLSTPPTKTSSLYSAPPNSRPDRTYCESHFLTVSIRTPSKHDASELLEVLVFAIEILIYSTAYDTTFFVSKADSTGYLHLLNLPKGTPSPIRDISATFLQHLVEQHQRENIRSTVSLFARAQDQYLFPGSIEYSGKHVLDDRGLVRWWCRVLDPLIEKTETSNDLRKSQWDSVKGFLIVPGQDNYETRSYLPARAKAQTAQSSWTIGHPLRQISRHSDDVPPRCLVPHYPDDPKARFLDELDDEIGRGKDDSNGQWKSVRNIDQFWEMMAYRQECSAGRLVGFIWIVFTPPVRHDHGDLVIGNSQTSTLANDSQELNSSFLSVPDTTPAVSTPTASLTSSNPAQQSPSKQSDIFSVIEEPNQLLKTSVQRKKKKLSGLIIPRQPRIKTENKNYLLERPESTAYYTWKPEGRGQVIVDETDYHRINELLLRLDFADLDLASSSSKRWINEVRSGAGSMGDAWGQLVTGTKLTEITNKTSGAGVTTLNVGLVRKKRKSSTDEPHEPTPPVTTTPKVNVLGAGMIRKKVKN comes from the coding sequence ATGGCTACTCGAGGGAGTTTTGGttcaaaagaatcaattgtGTCTTCCGTTCTCATACAACGACTTGCTTCTGTCCTTCCCAAAGACGTCACTTTTAAGATCTACCATCTATCTACCCCTCCAACCAAAACCTCATCATTGTATTCTGCACCACCGAATAGTCGACCAGATAGAACCTATTGCGAAAGTCATTTCCTTACAGTGTCAATCCGAACTCCCTCAAAACACGATGCATCTGAATTACTCGAAGTGTTGGTTTTTGCAATAGAAATTCTGATTTATTCCACCGCATATGATACTACATTTTTTGTTTCAAAGGCCGATTCGACTGGTTATCTTCACCTTCTAAATCTACCCAAAGGAACGCCTTCTCCCATAAGGGATATCAGTGCTACATTCTTACAACACTTAGTCGAGCAGCATCAAAGGGAAAATATTCGAAGCACTGTCTCCCTTTTCGCACGAGCTCAAGATCAATATCTCTTTCCAGGGAGCATCGAATATAGCGGAAAGCATGTGTTGGATGACAGAGGCTTGGTGCGCTGGTGGTGTCGTGTTCTTGACCCACTGATAGAGAAGACGGAAACCTCGAACGATTTGCGAAAATCCCAATGGGATTCGGTAAAAGGCTTTTTAATTGTGCCTGGGCAGGACAATTACGAGACCAGGTCATATCTTCCAGCAAGAGCAAAGGCACAGACTGCGCAGAGCTCATGGACCATTGGACACCCACTCCGACAAATCTCAAGACATTCAGATGATGTTCCTCCACGATGTTTGGTCCCACATTATCCTGACGACCCAAAAGCAAGATTCTTAGACGAATTAGATGATGAAataggaagaggaaaggatgATTCGAATGGACAATGGAAGAGTGTGAGAAATATTGATCAATTTTGGGAAATGATGGCATACAGGCAAGAATGCTCAGCCGGTCGACTTGTTGGATTCATATGGATTGTTTTTACACCACCGGTTCGACATGATCATGGAGATCTTGTAATTGGCAACAGCCAAACTTCAACATTAGCTAACGATAGCCAAGAGCTCAACTCATCGTTTCTATCCGTTCCAGACACTACACCAGCCGTTTCCACTCCAACGGCATCTTTGACTAGCTCGAATCCAGCTCAGCAGTCACCTTCGAAGCAAAGTGATATTTTTTCAGTCATTGAGGAAcctaatcaattattaaagaCTTCCGTCCaacggaagaagaagaaattatcTGGGCTTATCATTCCCAGACAGCCACGAATTAAGACTGAGAATAAAAATTACTTGTTAGAAAGACCTGAGAGCACCGCATACTATACCTGGAAACCAGAAGGTCGTGGTCAAGTTATTGTTGACGAAACAGATTATCATCGAATCAATGAATTACTGCTTCGACTCGACTTTGCAGATCTAGACCTAGCAAGTTCGAGCTCGAAAAGATGGATCAATGAGGTTCGTTCAGGTGCTGGAAGCATGGGCGATGCATGGGGCCAATTAGTCACAGGAACCAAATTAACAGAGATTACAAATAAGACGAGTGGCGCAGGAGTAACAACTCTTAATGTAGGACTCGTgcgaaagaaaaggaaatcaaGCACAGATGAGCCTCACGAGCCCACTCCCCCCGTGACAACGACCCCAAAGGTCAATGTTCTTGGAGCTGGTATGATTAGAAAAAAGGTAAAGAACTAA